The following proteins are encoded in a genomic region of Oncorhynchus keta strain PuntledgeMale-10-30-2019 chromosome 6, Oket_V2, whole genome shotgun sequence:
- the LOC118385550 gene encoding serine/threonine-protein phosphatase 6 catalytic subunit has translation MAPLDLDKYVEIARQCKYLPENDLKRLCDYVCDLLLEESNVQPVSTPVTVCGDIHGQFYDLCELFRTGGQVPDTNYIFMGDFVDRGYYSLETFTYLLALKAKWPDRITLLRGNHESRQITQVYGFYDECQTKYGNANAWRYCTKVFDMLTVAALIDEQVLCVHGGLSPDIKTLDQIRTIERNQEIPHKGAFCDLVWSDPEDVDTWAISPRGAGWLFGAKVTNEFVHINNLKLICRAHQLVHEGYKFMFDEKLVTVWSAPNYCYRCGNIASIMVFKDVNTREPKLFRAVPDSERVIPPRTTTPYFL, from the exons AGATTATGTGACTACGTATGTGATTTGCTGCTCGAGGAATCAAATGTTCAACCAGTATCCACTCCCGTCACTGTTTGTGGAGACATTCATGGCCAG TTTTATGACCTATGTGAACTCTTCAGAACTGGCGGACAAGTTCCAGACACAAACTACATTTTTATG GGAGACTTTGTGGACAGGGGATACTACAGCTTGGAGACGTTCACGTACCTGCTAGCCTTAAAAGCCAAGTGGCCGGACCGCATCACGCTTCTACGAGGAAATCACGAAAGCAGGCAGATCACACAGGTGTACGGTTTTTACG ATGAGTGCCAAACGAAATACGGAAATGCAAACGCCTGGCGATACTGCACTAAAGTGTTTGACATGCTAACAGTAGCTGCT TTGATAGACGAGCAAGTCCTCTGTGTGCATGGTGGTCTTTCACCTGACATCAAGACCCTGGACCAGATCCGCACAATCGAGCGCAACCAAGAGATTCCCCACAAGGGGGCCTTCTGTGACCTGGTGTGGTCGGACCCAGAGGATGTGGACACCTGGGCCATCAGTCCGCGAGGTGCAGGCTGGCTCTTTGGCGCCAAGGTCACTAATGAG TTCGTTCACATCAACAATCTGAAGCTGATCTGCCGTGCACACCAGCTGGTCCACGAGGGCTACAAGTTCATGTTCGATGAGAAGCTGGTGACGGTGTGGTCCGCGCCCAACTACTGTTACCGCTGTGGAAACATTGCCTCCATCATGGTTTTCAAGGACGTGAACACACGGGAGCCCAAGCTGTTCCGCGCCGTGCCCGACTCTGAGCGGGTCATCCCTCCCCGAACAACAACACCTTACTTCCTCTAA